The proteins below are encoded in one region of Mauremys reevesii isolate NIE-2019 linkage group 15, ASM1616193v1, whole genome shotgun sequence:
- the LOC120383244 gene encoding tripartite motif-containing protein 10-like: MASVTPVEEIQDEIKCPICLKYLTDPVSIHCGHNFCRVCITQYYETWAKGDYDPVCCPNCRALIQKGSLRPNWQLANIVDKIKHMDLKPGKEKLCKRHNKTLDLFCEEDGEALCVVCERSPEHGAHTMILMEEAAQKYKEKIQAHLESLREEREKLLGFKETGEGKSQTYLIQTQTERQKIVSEFQQLQQFLQKQERLLLARLENLEKEILKIQNDNVTKLSEEISCLSDQISELEGKCQKPANEFLQDFRSTLSRCEKGKFQQPVEISPELEKRLSDFSQKNIAVAETLRKFKDTLGCKLETERGELLRSFRPVNVTLDPDTAHPVLVLSDDQKSVRWGDTRQDLPDNPERFDTELCVLGCEGFTSGKHSWEVEVEDEGHWAVGVVRESVRRKGGISRNPQGGIWAVGQWGDQFKALTSMETPLPLSWVPKRIQVFLDYEKGQVTFFDVDKEAPIFTFPPASFTGERIRPWLWVWGSQLRIFQLQGE, translated from the exons ATGGCCTCAGTGACACCTGTAGAGGAAATTCAAGATGAAATCAAATGTCCCATCTGCCTGAAGTATCTGACAGACCCAGTGTCCATACACTGTGGGCATAACTTCTGCCGAGTCTGCATCACTCAGTACTATGAGACATGGGCAAAGGGGGACTATgaccctgtgtgctgccccaacTGCAGAGCCCTCATCCAGAAAGGGTCTCTCCGGCCCAACTGGCAGCTAGCGAATATAGTCGACAAAATTAAACACATGGATTTAAAACCAGGAAAAGAGAAACTGTGTAAGAGACACAATAAAACCCTGGatctgttctgtgaagaggacgGGGAAGCCTTGTGTGTGGTTTGTGAGCGATCCCCAGAGCATGGTGCTCACACAATGATTCTCATGGAGGAGGCTGCCCAGAAATACAAG GAAAAGATCCAGGCCCATTTGGAGagtctgagggaagagagagaaaagctgctgggatttaaagagacTGGAGAGGGAAAAAGTCAGACGTATCTG atTCAGACAcaaaccgagaggcagaagattgtatctgaatttcagcaactgcAACAGTTCCTGCAGaaacaagagcgactcctgctggccaGGCTAGAAAACCTGGAAAAGGAGATTTTGAAGATACAGAATGACAATGTCACTAAACTCTCTGAGGAGATTTCCTGTCTCAGTGACCAAATCAGTGAGctggaggggaagtgtcagaagccGGCAAatgaattcctgcag GATTTCAGAAGCACCTTGAGCAG GTGTgagaaggggaagttccagcagccagtGGAGATTTCTCCTGAGCTGGAAAAGAGACTCAGTGATTTCTCCCAGAAAAATATTGCTGTAGCGGAGACTCTGAGAAAGTTCAAAG ACACTCTGGGCTGCAAACTGGAGACAGAAAGAGGGGAATTACTACGATCCTTCAGACCAG taAATGTGACTCtagatccagacacggctcatcccgtCCTAGTCCTGTCTGATGATCAGAAaagtgtgagatggggagacacacGGCAAGATCTACCAGACaatcctgagagatttgacactgagctctgtgtgctgggctgtgaggggttCACCTCAGGGAAACAttcctgggaggtggaggtggaggatgAGGGACACTGGGCTGTGGGAGTCGTCAGAGAATCTGTAAGGAGAAAGGGAGGGATCAGCCGTAACCCTcagggggggatctgggctgtggggcagtggggggatcaGTTCAAAGCTCTCACATCTATGGAGACCCCACTGCCCCTGAGCTGGGTCCCCAAAAGGATCCAGGTTTTTCTAGACTATGAGAAGGGGCAGGTGACATTTTTTGATGTTGATAAGGAGGCCCCAATCTTCACTTTCCCACCAGCCTCCTTCACTGGGGAGAGAATCCGTCCCTGGCTCTGGGTATGGGGATCCCAGCTCAGAATATTTCAGTTACAGGGGGAATAG